The region ATTTGACAAACGTCACGCAGAGGCCTCTTGGGCATGCAAGGCTCGCAACAGATCATGGCGGCTAATGATGCCCACCAACTCCCCCTGATCGTTCAAAACCGGTAGGCGACTAATGTGGTGATTGACCATGAGGCGAGCTGCCTCGGAAATGGGTGCATCGACGTTAATCGTGTGGGGGTTGGGGGTCATGACATCCTGCACCTGTTGACCGAGGGTTTTCTTGAGGTGTTGATGAAAAGATTCTGGAGACTCAAAGTAAATGATGCTCCCTAGGAAAGTGATGTATAACGGCGGCTCTAAGGGGGCTTCGCGCACGATCAAGTCAGCTTCAGAAACCAATCCCACCAATTTGCCCTTATCATCCACGACGGGGAGGCCGCGCACCTGTTTTTCTTCCATGAGACGAACTGCCTCAGAAATCGGGGCATCGGCGGAAATGGTAAAGGGGTTGGGGGTCATGTAATCACGGACGAGAGCGGTCATAGTTAACCTAGGGAATGGGAGGACAGTTCGAGGGGATGGTAGTCACCATGCATGGCCAGATCGGGACGTAGGCTTTGAGCATGGCGCAGGTAGGCATGGTAAATCGGTTGATCCGGGTTGGGGGTGTTGAAGTAAATCAAGCAGCGGATACAGCGAGGCAGGCCTCCCTCTACGTGCATTTGCTGAACATCGAGGAGGGGAACGTTGCGCCAATGGGGGCATTCACGGGCGATCGCCGCCGGAAAGATCTGATCGAGGTCACGGGTGACAGAAAAGGTAACACTAATGACTTCCGAGAAATCAAGGGCATTGCGCCGCTCAATCTCGCCGAGGAGTTCCAAAACCGCCTCACGGATTGCGGGAATTGAATTTTCAGTGGCGGTAGTTGCTCCACGAATTGCTCGGACGCGCCAGCCCACAGTGTGCTCCTCCATCAAGACATCCGCAAGGGTACTGTATCCAGCTTAGGGGCGATAGAGCCATAGGGGAAGTCCATTGGTCGCCATTTCAAATTCCAACCAGTCCAGACCCGCTTGCCACGGGAAGGGGAACCGTTCCTGCTGACGCGGAAACAACCGAGCCAAGGGGGATTTGGGTTCTTCGATAGTTTGCACCTTGGTTTTGTCGGGGTCAAGGCCCGCCAGTTCCGCTAGCCAGCGACGGGCATCCTCCTCAGTGCCCAAGCGATCGACGAGTCCTAGGGCAAGGGCCTGCTCACCAGTAAAAACACGGCCATCGGCAAAACTGCGCACCGTTTCCACATCGAGGTTGCGGCCTTCGGCCACGGTTTGGACAAATTGCTGATAGCTGGTGTCAATCAGGTCTTGAAGAATGCGGATTTCCTCCTCCGTGAGGTCGCGATCAAAAGCAAGGATATCCTTGTAGGGACCAGACTTGATCACCTTGAAGGAGACCCCCACCTTATCGAGGAGTCGTTGCAAATTGTTGCCCCGCAGGATGACGCCAATACTGCCGGTAATGGTGCCGGGGTTGGCCATGATGTGCTGTGCCCCCATGCCGATATAGACCCCGCCAGAGGCAGAGATATTGCCAAAACTGGCCACGATTTTCATTTTCGACTGCAAGCGCTTGAGGGCAGCATAGATTTCTTGGGAGTCGCCTACGGTACCGCCGGGACTGTCAATGCGCACAAGCAGCGCCGGGTAGCCCCGTTCTTCAATGGTTTTCAGGGCTTTGAGGACACGCCGGCGAGTACTCCCAGCGATCGCCCCTGTAATTTCGAGGCGGGCAATTTGACGACGGTAACCACGGGATAAGGGCCAAGGCATAGGCAACAATCAGTTCAGCAAATCGTGACTCAGCAAATCGTGACAATTCCCTCGGATTTCTAATCTAGCAAGGTTCTAGGAGGGGGAAGGCGGTGCCTGCTTGACCATTGCTGCTGAGAGTCCCTCTGTACCGTTGCCGATATACCACAGAGCGGCTGCGGCTTCAGCATGGGTGACGGGTT is a window of Thermosynechococcus vestitus BP-1 DNA encoding:
- a CDS encoding CBS domain-containing protein, which produces MTALVRDYMTPNPFTISADAPISEAVRLMEEKQVRGLPVVDDKGKLVGLVSEADLIVREAPLEPPLYITFLGSIIYFESPESFHQHLKKTLGQQVQDVMTPNPHTINVDAPISEAARLMVNHHISRLPVLNDQGELVGIISRHDLLRALHAQEASA
- the aroH gene encoding chorismate mutase, with amino-acid sequence MEEHTVGWRVRAIRGATTATENSIPAIREAVLELLGEIERRNALDFSEVISVTFSVTRDLDQIFPAAIARECPHWRNVPLLDVQQMHVEGGLPRCIRCLIYFNTPNPDQPIYHAYLRHAQSLRPDLAMHGDYHPLELSSHSLG
- the sppA gene encoding signal peptide peptidase SppA; translated protein: MPWPLSRGYRRQIARLEITGAIAGSTRRRVLKALKTIEERGYPALLVRIDSPGGTVGDSQEIYAALKRLQSKMKIVASFGNISASGGVYIGMGAQHIMANPGTITGSIGVILRGNNLQRLLDKVGVSFKVIKSGPYKDILAFDRDLTEEEIRILQDLIDTSYQQFVQTVAEGRNLDVETVRSFADGRVFTGEQALALGLVDRLGTEEDARRWLAELAGLDPDKTKVQTIEEPKSPLARLFPRQQERFPFPWQAGLDWLEFEMATNGLPLWLYRP